A section of the Nitrospirota bacterium genome encodes:
- a CDS encoding insulinase family protein — protein MKRVRGKELGVRRSAMAVGLLVISILLPALSACAAEMALGDPRQMTFPPVEFTPPEPDRVVLENGMTVYFLEDHELPLVSITATMRTGSWLDPAGKIGLASLTGSVMRTGGGGGLSSKQVDEELEQFAGDVNISIGRQSGTASLDVLSKDLKRGLQIFAGLIQTPAFEPARVDLAKLQAIEGIRRRQDNPGSIVGREFMKLLYGADHPTARESDITSITRITRDDLVAFHRKTIHPNGLMLGVTGDFDKSAMLILLQDVFGGWKRGEVPVLTIADVPQVKTAKPVVRFVSKDTSQTHLRIGHLSIKENDPDYVALAIANDILGGSSFRSRLFNDVRTRQGLAYSVGSRLNTGMHDQGVWLMRAETKLPSTQEVITRFVANIERMRAELVTDTELAEAKEAYVNSFVFSFASSSAIVGRLMTLEYDGLPKDFLQQLRARVIALTKEDILAAAKKHFHPERLTILAVGSGEALPKLLSGFGEVKEIKLAPES, from the coding sequence GTGAAACGTGTAAGGGGTAAGGAGTTAGGGGTAAGGCGTAGTGCAATGGCCGTCGGTTTGTTGGTCATCTCGATTCTGCTCCCGGCGCTCAGCGCTTGTGCGGCTGAGATGGCGCTGGGCGATCCGCGGCAGATGACATTTCCACCGGTTGAGTTCACCCCGCCAGAACCGGATCGCGTGGTACTCGAGAACGGGATGACCGTATATTTTCTTGAGGACCATGAGCTGCCCTTGGTCAGCATCACTGCGACCATGCGAACAGGCAGCTGGCTCGATCCGGCAGGGAAGATCGGCTTGGCTTCCTTGACCGGCTCCGTCATGCGAACCGGGGGGGGCGGCGGTTTATCATCCAAGCAAGTGGACGAAGAGCTCGAACAGTTTGCCGGGGACGTGAACATCTCGATTGGACGGCAATCCGGTACTGCGTCACTCGATGTGCTCAGCAAGGATCTGAAGCGGGGCCTTCAGATTTTTGCAGGTCTCATCCAGACACCCGCCTTTGAGCCGGCGAGGGTCGACCTGGCCAAGCTTCAGGCTATCGAAGGAATTCGCCGCAGGCAAGACAACCCCGGCTCTATTGTCGGCCGCGAGTTCATGAAGCTTCTGTACGGAGCAGACCACCCGACGGCGCGTGAAAGCGACATTACGTCCATCACCCGCATCACCAGAGACGATCTGGTGGCCTTTCACCGGAAGACCATTCATCCAAACGGCCTGATGTTGGGAGTGACTGGTGATTTCGACAAGTCCGCTATGCTGATCCTTCTGCAAGACGTGTTCGGCGGTTGGAAGAGAGGCGAGGTGCCGGTTCTGACAATTGCCGACGTCCCCCAGGTCAAGACAGCAAAGCCCGTTGTACGGTTCGTGAGCAAGGATACATCTCAAACGCATCTCCGCATCGGCCATCTGTCGATCAAAGAGAACGATCCGGACTATGTCGCCTTGGCAATCGCGAACGACATTCTTGGTGGCAGCTCCTTCCGCAGCCGCCTCTTTAACGACGTGCGGACCAGGCAGGGTCTGGCTTACTCGGTCGGCAGCCGTTTGAACACCGGCATGCACGATCAAGGCGTTTGGCTGATGCGTGCAGAGACGAAGCTGCCCTCGACGCAGGAGGTCATTACCCGGTTTGTCGCGAACATAGAACGGATGAGGGCCGAGCTGGTGACAGACACCGAACTGGCAGAAGCGAAAGAGGCGTATGTCAATTCATTTGTGTTCTCGTTTGCCAGTTCGTCCGCGATCGTGGGGCGGTTGATGACACTGGAATATGACGGGCTTCCCAAGGATTTCCTCCAGCAATTGCGTGCTCGCGTGATCGCATTGACGAAAGAGGACATCCTGGCGGCGGCGAAGAAGCATTTTCACCCTGAGCGGCTGACCATTTTGGCAGTCGGCTCCGGCGAAGCCCTGCCGAAGCTGCTGTCGGGATTCGGGGAGGTGAAAGAAATAAAGTTGGCTCCGGAGAGCTGA
- a CDS encoding zinc ribbon domain-containing protein, which produces MDSVQCLVQSGDFLVRSCARPYHVAMDSTATSTQSCPKCQTDQPDGATECVKCGIIFAKYRPLVSLQRQQESPNSSRWVSLAKEWLVDSDTSTDSLTFAGRVAVFLLLVWWGRGFIFTPLETNYTGESFFHLINLPFHEAGHLLFIPLGRFMTILGGSLGQILMPLVCLATFLIKTRDPFGASVALWWTAESFMDIAPYINDARAMDLMLLGGVTGKETDGHDWNNILTMLDGLEYDHRLAHLTYNLGILLMLASFAWGGLLLVKQYRRLSP; this is translated from the coding sequence TTGGATTCCGTACAGTGTCTGGTTCAATCCGGAGATTTTCTTGTCCGATCGTGCGCTCGGCCCTACCATGTGGCTATGGACTCCACGGCGACCTCGACCCAATCCTGTCCCAAGTGTCAGACTGACCAGCCTGACGGAGCGACCGAGTGTGTGAAATGCGGGATTATCTTTGCAAAATATCGGCCGCTGGTCTCGCTGCAGCGCCAGCAGGAATCACCGAATAGCTCGCGCTGGGTGTCTCTTGCCAAGGAATGGCTCGTCGACTCAGATACGTCGACCGACTCGTTGACGTTTGCCGGCCGGGTCGCAGTGTTTCTGTTGTTGGTCTGGTGGGGCCGAGGGTTCATTTTTACGCCGCTCGAAACCAACTACACAGGGGAGTCGTTTTTCCATCTGATCAATCTACCGTTCCATGAAGCCGGCCATCTTCTCTTTATCCCGTTGGGGCGCTTCATGACGATTCTGGGCGGAAGTCTCGGCCAGATCCTGATGCCGCTCGTCTGCCTGGCCACCTTTCTCATCAAGACGCGCGATCCCTTCGGCGCCTCAGTGGCCCTCTGGTGGACGGCCGAGAGTTTCATGGATATTGCTCCCTATATCAACGATGCGCGGGCGATGGATCTCATGCTGCTTGGCGGGGTCACTGGAAAGGAAACGGACGGGCATGACTGGAACAATATCCTGACCATGTTGGATGGGCTTGAGTACGACCATCGCTTGGCTCACCTCACCTATAACCTCGGCATTCTCCTCATGCTGGCCTCGTTCGCTTGGGGTGGGCTGCTACTCGTGAAACAGTACCGACGGCTCTCGCCGTAA
- a CDS encoding zf-HC2 domain-containing protein, whose product MNKKKTVTPKKRSRSLSHHHTHSEGRCVDLLRQLSAYIDDELPSDICGEIRRHLGACPNCEVFIASLQQTVTLCRHRSAPELTSVDRMKMRRAILTAANAR is encoded by the coding sequence ATGAACAAGAAAAAGACGGTGACGCCAAAGAAACGTTCCAGGTCCTTATCTCACCATCATACGCATAGCGAAGGCCGGTGCGTGGATCTTCTCCGGCAGTTGTCTGCCTATATCGACGACGAACTTCCATCCGACATTTGCGGGGAGATACGCCGGCATCTGGGGGCCTGTCCGAATTGCGAAGTTTTTATCGCGTCCCTCCAGCAGACCGTCACACTCTGTCGACATCGGTCAGCCCCGGAGTTGACGTCAGTTGACCGGATGAAGATGCGTCGCGCGATCCTCACCGCGGCTAATGCACGGTGA
- a CDS encoding leucyl/phenylalanyl-tRNA--protein transferase encodes MFRLSANPSDLRFPPVDLSTPEGLLAVGGDLRPERLLEAYRHGIFPWYSDDQPILWWSPDPRAVLFPDKLHISRSLKRSLRPGLFQVTLDRCFRDVMQHCAGPRPQYPDGGTWITVEMLEAYTKLHELGYAHSVETWQEGQLVGGLYGVALGGAFFAESMFTKVDDASKVALVFLVRQLQQWRFRLMDCQQSSPHVMAFGAEEIPRHDFLNNLTAALALPERRGYWQFDIP; translated from the coding sequence ATGTTCAGGCTCAGTGCAAACCCGTCTGATCTGCGCTTCCCGCCCGTTGATCTGTCCACCCCTGAGGGTCTGCTCGCAGTCGGGGGAGATCTAAGGCCAGAGCGATTGCTCGAAGCCTACCGCCATGGCATCTTTCCCTGGTACAGCGACGATCAGCCGATCTTGTGGTGGTCGCCCGATCCACGGGCTGTCCTCTTTCCAGATAAGCTTCATATCTCACGTAGCCTGAAAAGAAGCCTTCGCCCCGGTCTATTTCAGGTCACGCTCGACCGGTGTTTTCGCGACGTCATGCAGCATTGCGCAGGTCCAAGGCCTCAATATCCGGATGGCGGCACCTGGATCACAGTGGAGATGCTCGAGGCCTACACGAAATTACACGAACTGGGGTACGCTCATTCCGTCGAAACCTGGCAGGAAGGACAACTCGTAGGCGGACTGTACGGCGTGGCGCTCGGCGGCGCGTTTTTCGCAGAATCAATGTTCACGAAGGTGGACGACGCCTCAAAAGTGGCGCTAGTTTTCCTCGTGCGCCAATTGCAACAGTGGAGATTTCGTCTCATGGACTGCCAACAATCCTCACCGCATGTGATGGCATTCGGCGCAGAAGAAATTCCCCGCCACGATTTTCTCAATAATTTGACCGCAGCGCTTGCTCTTCCTGAACGACGTGGATACTGGCAGTTCGACATTCCATGA
- a CDS encoding site-2 protease family protein: protein MNLDERNDDRPIRSGELPIVADPPAAPSDRPVDDEFEETPFSKWTLPISLFIATIFTTLWAGAYQVYNGPIRGPVNLLLEEPTILWRGIPFAATLLAILVTHECGHYVLSRIHRVPASLPLFIPGPPYFIGTFGAIIRLHGPIMNRRALFDVGVSGPLAGFIAAVMALVVGLNLSTVVEHPSTHGMQLGEPLLLQFIAWLIMGSIPPQADIILHPIGFAAWFGLFVTSLNLLPIGQLDGGHVAYALWGRHQRTMAFVMVPILIVLGYVGWPGWWLWAFMAGLWGFGHPPVHDLHVPLGRGRIAVGWIALAVFILTFAPVPFSFH from the coding sequence ATGAATCTCGACGAGCGGAACGACGACCGGCCGATCCGCAGCGGAGAACTGCCGATTGTGGCAGACCCGCCTGCGGCCCCCTCAGATCGCCCTGTGGACGACGAATTCGAGGAGACCCCCTTCTCGAAATGGACCCTGCCCATCAGCCTCTTTATCGCGACGATCTTTACCACACTATGGGCCGGGGCCTATCAAGTCTACAACGGGCCGATCCGTGGGCCGGTAAATCTTCTGCTCGAAGAACCCACAATACTCTGGCGCGGCATTCCCTTTGCCGCCACGCTGCTGGCGATTCTGGTCACCCATGAGTGCGGGCACTATGTGCTTTCACGTATTCACAGGGTGCCGGCGTCGCTGCCGCTGTTCATTCCTGGTCCCCCCTACTTCATCGGCACCTTCGGGGCGATCATCCGCCTGCACGGGCCGATCATGAACCGGCGCGCACTGTTCGATGTCGGCGTTTCCGGTCCGTTGGCTGGTTTCATCGCCGCAGTGATGGCATTGGTTGTCGGCCTGAACCTATCAACGGTTGTCGAACACCCGTCTACTCATGGAATGCAGTTGGGCGAACCGTTGCTCTTGCAATTCATCGCGTGGTTGATTATGGGATCCATTCCTCCGCAGGCCGATATCATCTTGCATCCTATCGGATTCGCCGCATGGTTTGGCCTGTTTGTCACGTCACTGAATCTCCTTCCCATCGGCCAACTCGACGGAGGGCATGTCGCCTATGCCCTGTGGGGTAGACACCAACGCACGATGGCCTTTGTCATGGTTCCGATCCTCATCGTGCTGGGATACGTCGGATGGCCCGGTTGGTGGCTCTGGGCCTTCATGGCAGGCTTGTGGGGTTTTGGACATCCGCCGGTACACGATCTCCACGTGCCGCTGGGCCGAGGACGCATCGCTGTCGGATGGATCGCACTCGCGGTGTTTATCCTTACGTTTGCTCCTGTTCCGTTCTCCTTCCACTAG
- a CDS encoding RNA polymerase sigma factor: MCAAASKKPPQHPVRQGLEGFDSLYRDHVDLIYRYAHRLCGETESAKDLVQETFLNAYQGLKDFRGEAKVSTWLYTIASRACIRMRRKRKGEPEHELSLEEFVPTSEGEFRLQIPMSGLSPEEALQNKELREALDQAIDKLPKKYRMALVLRDMEGLSAKEVGTIMGVNERAVKSRLHRARLFVRRELSARGITEHGNQRSGGLRS; encoded by the coding sequence ATGTGCGCAGCTGCTTCAAAAAAGCCTCCCCAACATCCAGTCAGGCAAGGGCTCGAAGGATTTGATAGCCTGTATCGAGACCATGTTGATCTGATTTATCGGTACGCACACCGCCTGTGCGGCGAGACAGAGTCGGCAAAGGATCTCGTTCAAGAGACCTTTCTCAATGCCTATCAGGGGCTGAAAGATTTTCGAGGCGAGGCGAAGGTCTCCACCTGGCTCTACACCATCGCCTCGCGGGCCTGCATTCGGATGCGGCGCAAGCGTAAAGGAGAGCCGGAGCATGAGCTGTCGCTTGAAGAGTTCGTGCCTACTTCAGAGGGAGAGTTTCGTCTCCAGATTCCAATGAGCGGGCTCAGTCCCGAAGAAGCACTCCAGAACAAGGAACTCCGGGAGGCCCTCGACCAGGCGATCGACAAACTGCCGAAAAAATATCGCATGGCTCTGGTGCTCCGCGACATGGAAGGATTGAGCGCCAAGGAAGTGGGGACCATCATGGGCGTGAATGAGCGCGCCGTAAAGTCGAGACTGCATCGAGCACGCTTGTTTGTGCGGCGAGAGCTTAGCGCCCGCGGCATTACCGAGCACGGTAATCAGAGATCGGGAGGCTTGCGCTCATGA
- a CDS encoding sel1 repeat family protein yields the protein MRIFSILIILVTLFSLAGHVPASPLIEISKEDLQKLHTQAAQGNVRAQTALGEFYDIGDYVPQNYATARGWYEKAAAQGDKEAQYNLGLLYAEGRGVPQDYTTARQWWEKSAVQGTAQAQYNLGILYDKGRSVPQDYPVAREWYQKAAVQGLAEAQSNLGLMYQNGSGVPQDYTQARLWFEKSAAQGFATAQVNLGGLYATGLGVPQDYTVARAWYEKAADHGDANAQFNLGVLYAKGRGVPQDYTQARLWYERSAAQGNANAQINLSALYATGQGVPQDYAKARQWLEQAVAQGNAVAQNNLGYLYVDGKGVPNMWFNLSVEQYLRQSRKNMETAQRRDAIAKQLTPAQIAEAQRLAQQCQAQQFKGC from the coding sequence ATGCGTATCTTCTCAATCCTAATCATTCTTGTTACACTCTTTTCCCTTGCTGGGCATGTACCTGCTTCCCCGTTGATCGAAATTTCGAAAGAAGACTTGCAGAAACTGCATACACAGGCAGCGCAGGGCAACGTGAGGGCACAGACCGCGCTCGGGGAGTTCTATGACATTGGGGACTATGTCCCACAGAATTATGCCACGGCACGGGGGTGGTACGAGAAGGCGGCAGCCCAGGGGGACAAGGAGGCGCAGTACAACCTTGGGCTGCTGTATGCCGAAGGGCGTGGTGTGCCACAAGATTATACGACGGCACGGCAGTGGTGGGAAAAATCCGCTGTCCAAGGCACCGCGCAGGCGCAGTACAATCTCGGTATCCTCTATGATAAGGGGCGGAGTGTGCCGCAGGACTATCCGGTAGCACGTGAGTGGTACCAGAAAGCCGCTGTTCAGGGACTTGCGGAGGCGCAATCCAATCTCGGGCTGATGTATCAAAACGGAAGCGGCGTCCCACAGGACTATACTCAAGCGCGGCTATGGTTCGAAAAATCAGCAGCACAGGGGTTTGCAACTGCGCAGGTCAATCTTGGCGGTCTCTATGCGACCGGACTGGGCGTCCCGCAGGACTATACAGTGGCACGTGCGTGGTATGAGAAAGCCGCTGACCATGGCGATGCGAATGCGCAGTTCAACCTTGGAGTTCTGTATGCCAAGGGACGGGGTGTCCCACAGGACTACACTCAAGCGCGGCTATGGTACGAAAGATCGGCAGCGCAGGGGAATGCAAATGCGCAAATCAATCTCAGCGCTCTCTATGCGACCGGACAGGGCGTCCCGCAGGACTATGCGAAAGCACGACAGTGGCTTGAACAGGCGGTTGCCCAGGGGAACGCGGTTGCGCAGAACAACCTCGGTTATCTTTACGTCGATGGCAAGGGCGTTCCGAATATGTGGTTCAACCTCTCGGTCGAGCAATATCTAAGACAGAGCAGAAAGAACATGGAGACAGCACAACGTCGAGATGCCATTGCGAAGCAGCTCACTCCCGCACAGATCGCCGAAGCCCAGCGACTCGCGCAACAGTGTCAAGCACAGCAGTTCAAGGGCTGCTGA
- a CDS encoding MBL fold metallo-hydrolase, which produces MPLEDDFSDILKKARTGQGLSVGDITRATGLSTKAITTLERGDQPHDRAEVQILAKALGLRSAPLEQIVIDKWEPIPQRMPVWIETVHGSINGYGVQGYILHDGGEALLIDTAYNAPAMIAWLESHCVRLTGICLTHGHADHAEGIQELLARWQVPVYLGADDVSLLHWKPSKDRLTAPNDDRTIPVGRLSVRCLTTPGHTPGGICYRIDAGSQPVCFVGDTVFAGSIGRSNPHTLYRTHLDSVRQRVLKLPDDCILLPGHGPATTVREELDHNPFTQDY; this is translated from the coding sequence ATGCCGCTTGAAGACGACTTTTCCGATATCCTCAAGAAGGCGCGGACCGGGCAAGGGCTTTCGGTCGGTGACATCACTCGTGCGACGGGCTTATCCACCAAAGCCATTACAACCCTGGAACGAGGAGACCAGCCACACGATCGTGCTGAGGTACAGATACTGGCGAAGGCATTGGGTCTGCGATCTGCACCGCTTGAACAGATTGTGATCGACAAATGGGAACCGATCCCGCAACGCATGCCGGTCTGGATCGAGACGGTCCATGGCTCCATCAACGGCTATGGAGTGCAGGGGTACATTCTCCACGACGGGGGAGAAGCCTTGTTAATCGACACGGCCTACAATGCGCCCGCCATGATTGCTTGGCTCGAATCCCATTGCGTCCGGCTGACCGGAATCTGCCTCACCCATGGGCATGCGGACCACGCCGAAGGGATTCAAGAACTCCTGGCACGATGGCAAGTTCCCGTTTATCTGGGCGCTGACGATGTCAGTCTCCTGCATTGGAAGCCTTCGAAGGATCGTCTTACTGCCCCGAACGATGACCGCACCATCCCAGTCGGGCGTCTGAGCGTCCGTTGTCTCACTACTCCAGGCCATACACCTGGCGGTATCTGCTATCGGATTGATGCCGGGTCCCAGCCTGTCTGCTTCGTGGGTGACACCGTATTTGCCGGATCGATTGGGCGGTCCAATCCCCACACCCTCTACAGAACCCACCTGGACTCCGTGCGGCAGCGCGTGTTGAAATTACCTGACGATTGCATCCTGTTGCCGGGTCACGGACCGGCCACGACGGTTCGGGAAGAACTCGACCACAACCCCTTTACGCAGGATTATTGA
- a CDS encoding GYD domain-containing protein: MVTAVMLLNWTDHGIKNVKESPKRLDGVKKLAKVMGGEVKSVYMTLGVYDLVLIVDMPNNDKLASFGLKLGSLGNVRSTTLKAFPEDDYRRIISGLS, encoded by the coding sequence ATGGTGACCGCTGTGATGCTGCTCAACTGGACCGATCACGGAATCAAGAACGTGAAGGAGTCGCCGAAGCGGCTGGATGGGGTGAAGAAGCTCGCAAAGGTCATGGGTGGCGAGGTCAAATCGGTTTATATGACGCTGGGGGTGTACGATCTGGTGCTCATTGTGGATATGCCCAACAACGACAAGCTAGCGAGTTTCGGTCTCAAGCTGGGATCGCTGGGTAATGTACGTTCCACGACGTTAAAAGCATTTCCTGAGGACGATTACCGACGTATCATTAGCGGCCTAAGCTAA
- a CDS encoding cupredoxin domain-containing protein has product MLAIPITALSAEAEMESVTVEIRSRVFIPQQIHLHHSRKTLLRFRNYDTELHTVVAKELFLSDDLTLSGNGAPEFGPEGLKKVIIPPDGLIEFQFTPARIGTLSYLCDMPGHNMQATIVVE; this is encoded by the coding sequence ATGCTGGCCATTCCAATCACTGCGCTTTCAGCCGAGGCCGAGATGGAATCGGTCACCGTGGAGATCCGCTCGCGGGTGTTCATCCCACAACAGATCCACTTACATCATAGTCGCAAGACCCTGCTCCGGTTCCGCAACTACGACACAGAACTCCATACCGTAGTAGCCAAGGAGCTCTTCCTCAGTGACGACCTCACCCTGAGCGGTAACGGAGCCCCAGAGTTCGGCCCGGAAGGGCTCAAGAAAGTGATCATCCCGCCTGATGGCCTGATTGAATTTCAGTTTACGCCGGCACGTATTGGAACTCTCTCCTACCTGTGCGACATGCCGGGTCATAACATGCAGGCCACAATCGTAGTTGAATGA
- a CDS encoding NAD(P)-dependent oxidoreductase — MPTATRIGWIGTGVMGSSMCRHVLAAGYRVTLHSRTKGKAQPLLDLGAMWAETPHAVAAESDILFTMVGFPQDVRTVYFCETGAIAGAQPDTILVDMTTTDPALSREMAERATARGLFAIDAPVSGGDIGARNAALSIMVGGDGVAVQAAMPLFELLGKKIVHQGGPGTGQQAKLCNQIVIAGTMIGVCESLLYGYKAGLDLNRMLDSIRGGAAACWTLDNLAPRILQRNFEPGFFVEHFIKDMGIALEESKRMGVVLPGLTLARQLYQRVVGLGHGRSGTNALILALEDLAKAHVNLPPA, encoded by the coding sequence ATGCCAACGGCGACCAGGATCGGCTGGATCGGTACCGGCGTAATGGGGTCGTCGATGTGCCGCCATGTGCTGGCAGCCGGGTATCGCGTGACCCTGCATAGCCGTACGAAAGGCAAGGCCCAGCCGTTACTTGATCTCGGGGCAATGTGGGCTGAGACCCCGCATGCCGTCGCCGCTGAATCGGACATTCTCTTCACGATGGTGGGATTTCCTCAGGATGTACGTACTGTCTATTTTTGTGAGACTGGAGCCATCGCGGGAGCACAACCTGACACTATCCTCGTCGATATGACGACGACAGACCCGGCGCTCAGCCGCGAGATGGCCGAACGTGCGACAGCCAGGGGGCTCTTTGCGATCGACGCTCCGGTATCCGGGGGCGATATCGGTGCGCGCAATGCTGCCCTCTCGATCATGGTGGGAGGCGACGGCGTTGCAGTGCAGGCTGCGATGCCGCTCTTCGAGCTCTTGGGCAAAAAGATCGTGCATCAGGGAGGGCCCGGCACCGGGCAACAGGCCAAACTCTGTAACCAGATCGTGATTGCCGGCACAATGATCGGTGTCTGCGAGAGCTTGCTCTATGGCTACAAGGCAGGGCTCGATCTGAACCGGATGCTGGACTCCATCCGCGGCGGCGCAGCCGCCTGCTGGACCCTGGACAATCTGGCGCCGAGAATTCTTCAGCGCAACTTCGAACCGGGATTTTTCGTGGAGCACTTCATCAAGGATATGGGCATCGCGCTGGAGGAGTCGAAACGTATGGGCGTCGTGCTGCCCGGTCTCACACTGGCGCGCCAGCTCTACCAGAGAGTCGTGGGCCTGGGGCATGGCCGCAGCGGTACCAACGCGCTGATCCTCGCGCTTGAGGACCTGGCAAAAGCCCATGTGAACCTGCCACCGGCATGA
- a CDS encoding M20/M25/M40 family metallo-hydrolase, giving the protein MIERVHLERYVTEIRRRFEDVLGQMVEIPSISMDPAKAPDIRRMADFARQVLTDLGAEAQIVETGGYPILSGGWMTGFHHPTVTIYNHMDVQPAQEPEWTQAPFAFKNENGLYHGRGATDDKGPALAALFGARYAIEQGFPINVRFLWELEEEIGSPNFAAGLKNRTAIPRPDSVVVSDTIWLAKGKPAMPYGLRGLLGARLTLCTGTKDAHSGVTGGAARNPLAELIEVAHSCVDAKSGRVKIPGFYQDVVEPTKAEIRSFLASGFQVRSFKQAYGFQTLRTSDPAEIMRRIWAAPTFEVHGLTGGYHGPGVKTIVPGHGELKVSMRLVPNQTPEKIFALLKRHVAKLNPSIKVEREGMLHPFKGSFDGPYVDCVKRAVKAGFGKEPAFVREGGSIGAVVTMQKAWKVPILFMGLSLPEHGYHAPNEYFDWGQASGGMKAFAHYFSELVEMGKG; this is encoded by the coding sequence ATGATCGAGCGCGTGCACCTTGAACGTTACGTCACAGAGATCCGCCGGCGGTTTGAAGATGTACTGGGCCAGATGGTAGAGATCCCCTCCATCAGCATGGACCCGGCCAAGGCCCCTGATATACGGCGCATGGCAGATTTCGCCCGGCAGGTCCTTACGGATCTTGGAGCTGAGGCCCAGATCGTGGAGACCGGCGGCTATCCGATCCTGTCCGGCGGCTGGATGACCGGATTCCATCATCCGACAGTGACCATCTATAACCATATGGATGTGCAGCCGGCGCAGGAGCCTGAATGGACGCAGGCGCCCTTTGCGTTCAAAAACGAGAACGGGCTGTATCACGGCCGTGGCGCGACAGATGACAAGGGACCAGCGCTGGCAGCCTTGTTCGGTGCGCGCTATGCCATCGAGCAGGGCTTCCCGATCAACGTTCGGTTTCTCTGGGAGCTGGAAGAGGAAATAGGCAGTCCGAACTTTGCAGCCGGGCTGAAAAATCGAACGGCGATTCCTCGGCCGGATTCAGTCGTCGTGTCGGATACCATCTGGCTCGCGAAAGGAAAGCCCGCCATGCCCTATGGCCTGCGAGGCCTGCTGGGTGCGCGCCTCACGCTATGCACGGGAACGAAAGACGCCCATTCCGGCGTGACCGGAGGGGCTGCCCGTAATCCGCTCGCGGAACTGATTGAAGTGGCGCACTCCTGTGTCGATGCCAAGAGCGGCAGGGTGAAGATTCCCGGGTTCTATCAGGATGTGGTCGAACCGACGAAAGCGGAGATCAGGAGTTTTCTTGCGTCAGGTTTCCAGGTCAGGAGCTTCAAGCAGGCTTATGGATTTCAGACGCTACGGACGAGCGATCCCGCCGAGATCATGCGGCGTATCTGGGCTGCGCCGACGTTTGAGGTTCATGGCCTGACCGGTGGCTATCACGGGCCGGGAGTGAAAACCATCGTGCCGGGCCATGGTGAACTCAAAGTGAGTATGCGGTTGGTGCCGAATCAGACTCCTGAAAAAATCTTTGCCTTGCTCAAGCGCCATGTGGCGAAGCTGAATCCGAGCATAAAAGTCGAGCGGGAAGGGATGCTGCACCCGTTCAAAGGCAGTTTCGACGGGCCTTATGTCGATTGCGTTAAGCGGGCGGTGAAAGCGGGATTCGGCAAAGAACCGGCCTTCGTCCGCGAAGGAGGATCGATCGGAGCGGTGGTCACCATGCAGAAAGCCTGGAAGGTGCCGATCCTGTTCATGGGGCTGAGCTTGCCAGAGCATGGCTACCATGCGCCGAACGAATATTTCGACTGGGGCCAGGCCTCAGGCGGGATGAAGGCTTTCGCACATTATTTTTCTGAATTGGTGGAAATGGGTAAGGGATAA